The genomic stretch GCATCATGAACCCCACCTGCGCCTTCTTCGCCCCGCCCCCGCCCGTCGCCGCCGCCTTCACCCGCGTCGGCGCATATTCATAGACCGGCACCCCCGCCTCCGCAAGGGCCACCAGCGCCGCCCCCCGCGCCGCCCCCATCGTGATCGCCGTCCGGTGGCTCTGGACGAAAATAATCCCCTCCACCGCCGCCACATCGGGCTTGTGGAGCGCGATCACCTCCCGCAGCCCCGCCGCAATCAGCCGGAGACACTCCGAAGGCAGCGCCTCCTTCCCCGTCCGGATCACCCCGAAAGCAACCATCCCCCCCGCGCGCCCCGACCCCGGAGCCGCCGCGCGAGTATCGATCAGGCCATACCCCGTATTACGGAGAGCCGGATCAATCCCAAGAACACGCATGCCCGAGACTGCCGGAACAGGCGCGAAAAAGTACACCCATTTTTCTCTTGCAAGGGGTGCCCCGTTTCCCTCTAATGGCAACCCCTTCCGGGCAATGCGGGTGTAACTCAGTGGTAGAGTGCGACCTTGCCAAGGTCGATGTCGAGGGTTCGAACCCCTTCACCCGCTCCCTCTTCATCAAGAGGTTGAGCCGAATCTGTGGCCCCTTCTTCTGCCAGATCGAAGCCGTAGAGACTGCTATTTGGCTGACCGAGGTTGCCCCCCCCACTTCGGCAAGGCGGGGGAAAAGTTCCTAAACCATCTGGCACTAGCCAACCACGACGCCAATCCCGAGATCATGCGGTTGGCTCTCAAGCTGGCTACAGGGGCAGGGAAAACCACCGTCATGGCTATCCGTAGGCTCTATCGAACAGCTCCTGAGCGGAGTGAAGCTTATATTTGGGAACGTAGCGCCGGCTCCAGCTAGCGGAGGGGGAGGAAGACGGGGGAGACTTTGCGGACCTGGGATTCTTGCGGGAGGCGGCCTTCGATCCGTTCGAGGAGGAGCTGGACGAGGGCGAGGCCGATGTCGTAGTTGCGCTTATCGACGGTGGCGGCGGGGACGGCGGGGAAGAGGTCGCGCTCCCAAGGGTTGGCCTCGCGGTAGAAATTGTCGTAGCCCGCCACGAGGAGGCGGTCGCCTTCGAGGTGTCCGAGGGAGCGGCAGGCGGCTCCGATTTCGAAGGCCTGGCGGTCGTTGATGGCGAGGATGGCGTCGATGTCGGAGTCTTTCAGGAGAGGGGCGAGGAGCCCGCGGAAGTAGGCGGTACGGACCCGGAACACTGCCGGTGTCGATTCCTGGACCAGGTCGTTCATCTCGTCGCGGACCATGGGCAGCGCTTCCAATCCAGCTTCGGCCATGGCCCGGCAATAGCCGCCGTAGCGGGCTGCCGCGAGTTCCGGGCGGGTGTCGGGGAAGACGCAGAGAAGGCGGCGGCGTCCCCGGTTCACGAGCCACCGGACGATCTCGTACTCTCCCGTTTCATGGTCGGTGAGGATCTGGTCGTGGACGGGGGCAAAGCCGTGTTCGCCGAAGACCACGAAGGGAACGGAGGCCTGGGTCATGGCGCGAATCAATTCGGGGAAGAGGAGCCGGTCGTAGGCCTCGAGATCGGAGACGAGGACGCCCATCGGACGATGTTGGAGCAGCTGGGCGAAGTCGATGGAGGTCATCTGGCCGGGGTGGAGGACCATCGCGTGAAGGGAGGCGTCGCCGATTGCCTTGAGGGCGCCATGTCCAATGTCCTTGATGAAGCCGGAGTGGGGATCAATGTCGGAATTGGGTTCGGTGCCGGTGAAGATGAGGATGGTGTGGGAGAGGACCGAGGAATCAATGGCCGCTTCGGCGACCCGGCGGGTATGACGGTCTTTTCGGACGAGGAGCCCTTCCTGTTCCAGGAGGGAGAGGGCGCGCTGGGTCGTCGCCACGCTGACGCCAAGGCGGATGGCCAGCTGGCGTTCGGACGGCAGGAGGGTTCCCCGGCCTAGTTCTCCTGTCTTGATCCAACTTTGGAGCAGCCGCAAGGCCCTGGCCCTGGGGGCTTCTTTCCAATCGCCCGGGGTGTTGGAAAGGGGATCGAGATGCATGGGGTGTCAGAGAAGATAATTAAAATGACCCAAAATAAAATTATTTGGGTCAAACTACAATTTTCCTTCTAAAGAAGCATGGTGGGGTGAGATTTTCAAATGAAAAACGCTTGAATACCTTTTTTGATCTTTACTGTAAATGATAACGGGAAGAGTCCTTTTTTAGGCTGTTACTCCTTATATAAGAAGGATTCGGAAAGGCGAGTAAATAAATTCATCTATATTAATCATAAACAAGTACGTTGAGTCATTTATAGATTAATTTGAATTATAAGTTGAAATTGAATCAAAAATTGACTTTTTCGCGCTATTAGCGGATAATGGCGAGGTGAGCGCTGATTCGAGTAGAGCATTCGAGTCGCTCAAACAGCGGTTGCTTCCATTCTCTTTTATGAAAAAAAGATCACTCTTTCGTTCTCTCTCCGCACGGAAACTGGGGTGGGTCGCGCTGTTTTGCGTGGCCGGAAGCGGATCGGCGCTGGCGCAATGGACCGGGACCTCGAGCGGTCTTCTCTATGAAACCACGGCCAATTGGAACGGCGGCGTCATCAACGATGTCTTCTCCAACAACCTGGGC from Verrucomicrobium sp. GAS474 encodes the following:
- the ruvC gene encoding crossover junction endodeoxyribonuclease RuvC produces the protein MRVLGIDPALRNTGYGLIDTRAAAPGSGRAGGMVAFGVIRTGKEALPSECLRLIAAGLREVIALHKPDVAAVEGIIFVQSHRTAITMGAARGAALVALAEAGVPVYEYAPTRVKAAATGGGGAKKAQVGFMMRALLGLSENPPADAADALAIALTHAQTKPGLTTGTRL
- a CDS encoding LacI family DNA-binding transcriptional regulator produces the protein MHLDPLSNTPGDWKEAPRARALRLLQSWIKTGELGRGTLLPSERQLAIRLGVSVATTQRALSLLEQEGLLVRKDRHTRRVAEAAIDSSVLSHTILIFTGTEPNSDIDPHSGFIKDIGHGALKAIGDASLHAMVLHPGQMTSIDFAQLLQHRPMGVLVSDLEAYDRLLFPELIRAMTQASVPFVVFGEHGFAPVHDQILTDHETGEYEIVRWLVNRGRRRLLCVFPDTRPELAAARYGGYCRAMAEAGLEALPMVRDEMNDLVQESTPAVFRVRTAYFRGLLAPLLKDSDIDAILAINDRQAFEIGAACRSLGHLEGDRLLVAGYDNFYREANPWERDLFPAVPAATVDKRNYDIGLALVQLLLERIEGRLPQESQVRKVSPVFLPLR